A single window of Plasmodium reichenowi strain SY57 chromosome 12, whole genome shotgun sequence DNA harbors:
- a CDS encoding iron-sulfur subunit of succinate dehydrogenase — protein MLKKYELKGVLNILNKKLCNNKSRNDIIQAYTYIQKRFNNGSINKEFEMKKQVEQINKVKGEVVKKKKFSIFRYNPTNKKRPQMETFEVDIDNCGPMVLDVLIKIKDEIDSTLSFRRSCREGICGSCAMNINGKNGLACLTEVNRDKKEITEIQPLPNLYVMKDLVPDLTNFYNQYKSIDPWLKRKTKKEKGQKEFYQSIEDRKKLDGLYECIMCASCSTSCPSYWWNPEYYLGPATLMQAYRWIVDSRDEYTKERLMEVNDTMKLYRCHGIMNCTMCCPKGLDPAKAIKDMKNLVQEKFSKDTIKEHSQYIKSKMEKTK, from the coding sequence atgttaaaaaaatatgaattaaaaggagttttgaatatattaaataaaaaattatgcAATAACAAGTCCCGTAACGATATCATACAAGCATATACGTATATACAAAAACGTTTTAACAATGGAtctataaataaagaatttgAAATGAAAAAACAAGTTGAACAAATTAATAAAGTAAAAGGAGAAGtggtaaaaaaaaaaaaattctcCATATTTCGCTACAACCCAACAAATAAGAAAAGACCACAAATGGAGACATTTGAAGTTGATATAGATAATTGTGGTCCTATGGTTTTAGatgttttaataaaaataaaagatgaaaTTGATTCAACATTATCTTTTAGAAGAAGTTGTAGAGAAGGTATATGTGGAAGTTGTGCTATGAATATTAATGGCAAAAATGGTTTGGCTTGTTTAACTGAAGTTAATAGAGATAAGAAAGAAATTACTGAAATACAACCATTACcaaatttatatgtaatgaAAGATTTAGTACCTGATTTAACCAACTTTTATAATCAATATAAATCTATTGATCCATGGTTAAAAAGAAAGAcgaaaaaagaaaaaggaCAAAAAGAATTTTATCAATCTATTGAAGATAGGAAAAAATTGGATGGACTTTATGAATGTATTATGTGTGCTTCATGTTCAACATCATGCCCATCTTATTGGTGGAATCCAGAGTATTATTTAGGACCAGCCACCTTAATGCAAGCCTATAGGTGGATTGTAGATAGTAGAGATGAATATACAAAAGAAAGATTAATGGAAGTTAATGACACTATGAAATTATATAGATGCCATGGTATTATGAATTGTACTATGTGTTGTCCAAAAGGTTTAGATCCAGCCAAAGCTATAAAagatatgaaaaatttaGTTCAAGAAAAATTCTCCAAAGATACCATTAAAGAACATTCTCAATACATAAAAAGCAAAATggaaaaaacaaaatga
- a CDS encoding bromodomain protein, putative yields the protein MNDYNNINNQLLIDTSSGMEHITIEKNNKCIINNIDNIDYNNKTTNHIIKNNDSIISYKNNNMSSINNLTDIDNNGTSINNEFQQKNYNNNIISDNKNMNYFSSFSNENTIDDNGNDTNYMNYDDNMNNSEYTNNNNNHNNINNSNYHNDDNLKNHNQCNSMNITDEYMSDNNISKNNSTSNILEYHINDSNHNNNINFIKKEEIIKNMDDLLIKNVNDIRSFERGILNLTQEEFIYISNKIHFLGFRFIEIPCVKTKNEKRNTYTAISKRHLNEIKNLSCSLSNSIYDAGKRKSKKTFDPFYSKAEFDSKVSCAQHDQKDTKDTNKKKAQTNNVNNNNNNNNNNDYVNEKDMKNANIKEESHNLNSTKGNNKGTNNTYHNNNSVKSQQESDKLTSTSKGVKRSASNKFDDFDNKHNNKNVHGGSTNLGTNSSTPTHNNSNTGKGKGSKNTNSNNKKINEKESMKKRQKTNSYNNEDNLLDEYEQHKKTYKKKIYRTKNPWKNYCFKILHKLKKKEIACWFLKPVNPELDGIPNYFNIIKNPMDFETIENKLINNKYNNPFEWQHDVRQIFFNAFTYHKVKNCVWNDAYKLAKEFDKLIKQGNDIKNILKDCTKNINSVYFNMKQYNDLIEHTNNTNNIINHNNISKTVTNTSSDDHSGSLSSSSNSSSSSSSITSSNYDDEAYDNVSSANYNKRDSQMHKNVHGKKSSMYITSASTNTLKNNLNSNQIYFPHGKNKKNEKMNKSSKYSINNNNNNNNMFNKKNIRDNIKNKKDVNSNTVDEDDFEPPNVGTIPEPPGIQKIGINDKGLNNYQVNLLFKNFKRLAPNQRKAALEIIQDDLGILAENHMFDRFFTFDTDLLSIEKQKRIFLYINHMGRINLEHYKSSLISANKGNNSSFSKGKMGQKIVHNKSFIKHGSNNSNINAHYEKRRTNRYVSSSSNSSDSSTSNSSDSSSFSTSSDDSDSDSDSDMDSDSYDKKRKIKRPFPNDKKKELSNKFLEANRRKTLPQYKPVNENRKSLQIRDDVMGMHADFLGSMDSPRNTKNKHRASVSAWPEWKGQVIQQAILTQHKTNVPINKKELIAEGYDAKI from the coding sequence atgaatgattataataatataaataatcaaTTATTAATTGATACTAGTAGTGGTATGGAACATATTActatagaaaaaaataataagtgcataataaataatatagataatattgattataataataagacaacgaatcatattattaagaaTAATGATTCAATAATATCgtataagaataataatatgagttcaataaataatttaacagatatagataataatggaacaagtataaataatgagttccaacaaaaaaattataataataatataataagtgataataaaaatatgaactATTTCAGTTCGTTTTCTAATGAAAATACTATTGATGATAATGGTAATGatacaaattatatgaattatgatgataacaTGAACAACAGtgaatatacaaataataataataatcataataatattaataatagtaattatcataatgatgataatttaaaaaacCATAATCAATGTAATAGCATGAATATAACTGATGAATATATGAGcgataataatatttcaaaaaataattcaacaagtaatatattagaatatcatataaatgatagtaaccataataataatataaattttattaaaaaggaagaaataataaaaaatatggatgatttattgataaaaaatgttaatgATATAAGAAGTTTTGAAAGAGGTATACTAAATTTAACACAAGAagaatttatttatatatcaaataaaattcattttttagGATTTCGATTTATTGAAATTCCATGTgttaaaacaaaaaatgaaaaaagaaatacaTACACAGCTATATCAAAAAGGCatttaaatgaaattaaaaatcTAAGCTGTTCATTGTCTAATAGTATATATGATGCAGGTAAAagaaaatcaaaaaaaacatttgATCCTTTTTATTCAAAGGCAGAATTCGATTCAAAAGTGTCGTGTGCACAGCATGATCAAAAGGATACAAAAGatacaaacaaaaaaaaagcacaaactaataatgttaataataataataataataataataataatgattatgTTAATGAAAAGGACATGAAAAATGctaatataaaagaagaaagtcataatttaaatagtaccaaaggaaataataaaggTACGAATAATACGTaccataataataattcagTCAAATCACAACAAGAAAGTGATAAATTGACAAGTACGAGTAAAGGGGTAAAAAGATCGGCTAGCAACAAATTTGACGATTTCgataataaacataataataaaaatgtacatGGTGGTAGTACTAATTTGGGAACAAATAGTTCAACTCCTAcacataataatagtaatacTGGAAAAGGAAAAGGTTCTAAAAATACtaattcaaataataaaaagattaatgaaaaggaatcgatgaaaaaaagacaaaaaaccaatagttataataatgaagataatttattggatgaatatgaacaacataaaaaaacgtataaaaaaaaaatatatagaacaaaaaatccatggaaaaattattgttttaaaatattacataaattaaaaaagaaagaaataGCTTGTTGGTTTTTAAAACCAGTAAATCCGGAACTAGATGGAATAccaaattattttaatattataaaaaatcCTATGGATTTTGAAACCATcgaaaataaattaataaataataaatataataatccTTTTGAATGGCAACATGATGTAAGACAAATATTCTTTAATGCATTCACATATCATAAAGTTAAAAATTGTGTATGGAATGATGCATATAAATTAGCAAAAGAATTtgataaattaataaaacaaggaaatgatataaaaaatatattaaaggATTGTACCAAGAATATTAATTCtgtttattttaatatgaaACAATATAATGATTTAATAGAGCACACGAATAACactaataatataataaatcataataatattagtaAAACTGTAACAAACACAAGTAGTGATGATCATAGTGGCTCTTTGTCTTCTTCAAGtaatagtagtagtagtagtagtagtatTACTAGTAGtaattatgatgatgagGCTTATGATAATGTAAGTAGTGCAAATTATAATAAGCGAGATAGTCAAATGCATAAAAATGTACATGGCAAAAAGTCAAGTATGTATATTACTAGTGCTTCTACAAATACattgaaaaataatttaaattcaaatcaaatatatttcccacatggaaaaaataaaaagaatgaaaaaatgaataaatcAAGTAAATatagtataaataataataataataataataatatgtttaacaaaaaaaatataagagataatataaagaacaaaaaagaTGTTAATTCAAATACAGTGGATGAGGATGATTTTGAGCCTCCAAATGTAGGTACTATACCTGAACCACCTGGTATTCAAAAAATTGGTATTAATGATAAAGgattaaataattatcaagttaatttattatttaaaaattttaaaagattAGCACCAAATCAAAGAAAAGCTGCTCTAGAAATTATACAAGATGATTTAGGTATACTTGCAGAAAATCATATGTTTGATAGATTCTTTACTTTTGATACTGATTTATTATCTATCGAAAAGCAAAAAAGaatctttttatatattaatcaTATGGGAAGAATTAATTTAGAGCATTATAAGTCATCTTTAATTAGTGCAAACAAAGGGAACAATTCTAGTTTTTCTAAAGGAAAAATGGGTCAAAAAATTGTTCATAATAAAAGTTTTATAAAACATGgtagtaataatagtaatattaaTGCACATTATGAAAAGCGTAGGACTAATCGATATGTATCTTCATCATCCAACTCATCTGATTCTTCTACATCGAATTCATCTGATTCATCAAGTTTTTCAACATCTAGTGATGATTCAGATTCTGATAGTGATTCAGATATGGATTCAGATTCATATGataagaaaagaaaaattaaaagacCATTCCcaaatgataaaaaaaaagaattgtCAAATAAATTTCTAGAAGCCAATAGAAGAAAAACATTACCTCAATATAAACCTGTCAATGAAAATAGAAAAAGCTTACAAATAAGAGATGATGTCATGGGTATGCATGCGGATTTTTTAGGATCAATGGATTCACCAAGAAATACGAAAAACAAACATAGAGCATCTGTAAGTGCATGGCCAGAATGGAAAGGACAAGTAATACAACAAGCTATTTTAACTCAACACAAAACTAATGTAcctataaataaaaaagaattgATAGCCGAAGGTTATGATGctaaaatataa
- a CDS encoding hypothetical protein (conserved Plasmodium protein, unknown function), producing the protein MNENVEQLFDELISDFNKNDKIGEGNEGFNIREKIGNKWTNEDILNNINKNDFSKYTEYSLSSLYITDEKIHIDEDNKFQDFLNVITKASDVNNVYKWIDSYYKYDSKEELDILSPKAQKKEYIFREYLEPFHLKELCLLRKYEKGAILKSSEKSKVDVNIVSEYIVHNTYKQIMKSFGYYLSHKIYIKAHIFHNKYGNSDHIIVLILQHFKDENFKQPLFHDRAFVQVKSYSNDNKYSELTQKNLLHYAEIFKPFVSLRKVNYNFVEEFKDKIMFGI; encoded by the coding sequence ATGAATGAAAACGTAGAACAACTTTTTGATGAGCTCATATCTGATTTTAATAAGAATGATAAAATTGGTGAGGGAAATGAAGGTTTTAATATAAGAGAAAAGATTGGTAATAAATGGACAaatgaagatatattaaataatataaataaaaatgacTTTTCTAAATATACGGAATATTCATTAAGtagtttatatattactgatgaaaaaatacatattgatgaagataataaatttCAAGATTTTCTAAATGTCATAACTAAAGCATCGGATGTAAACAATGTATATAAATGGATCGATTCATATTACAAATATGATTCTAAAGAAGaattagatatattatcCCCAAAAGCAcaaaaaaaggaatatatttttagaGAATATTTAGAACCTTTTcatttaaaagaattatgtttattaagaaaatatgaaaaggGTGCCATTTTAAAAAGTTCTGAAAAAAGTAAAGTTGATGTTAATATTGTTTCCGAATATATTGTTCATAATActtataaacaaataatgaaatcttttggttattatttgagtcataaaatttatatcaaAGCTCATATCtttcataataaatatggtAATAGTGATCATATAATCGTTTTAATCTTACAACATTTTAAAGATGAAAATTTCAAACAACCTTTATTTCATGATAGAGCATTTGTTCAAGTTAAATCGTATtcaaatgataataaatattcagAATTAACTCAGAAAAATCTTTTACATTACGCAGAAATTTTTAAGCCTTTTGTTTCATTAAGAAAAGTCAACTACAATTTTGTTGAAGAATTTAAGGATAAAATTATGTTCGGGATATGA
- a CDS encoding hypothetical protein (conserved Plasmodium protein, unknown function) — protein MNIKKDQTIKEVEQKSNALAEINMYENSELFSDTTMSEIDNSYKFWNEEDEHTSIFDICKEFESSEEEYEKRDVRKKSQNYQRNNSIEINTMPLENTTQDEQTNDFEKETY, from the exons atgaatattaaaaaagatcAGACCATAAAAGAGGTTGAACAAAAAAGTAATGCATTGGCAGAAATTAATATGTACGAAAATTCAGAACTTTTTTCTGATACGACTATGTCAGAGATAGATAACTCATATAAATTTTGGAATGAAGAAGACGAACATAC aTCCATTTTTGATATATGCAAAGAATTCGAAAGTTCAGAGGAGGAATATGAGAAAAGGGATGTTAGGAAAAAATCACAAAATTACCAAAGGAATAATAGTAttgaaataaatacaatGCCATTGGAAAATACTACACAAGATGAACAAACAAATGATTTTGAAAAAGAAACATATTAG
- a CDS encoding hypothetical protein (conserved Plasmodium protein, unknown function), which produces MSDISDFSETEDFSEEEKKTEALTKKSKNISVSKKRIEENLESMSKNNSLISIDIVNENEKLNAQTSGTYKRTLQTQKGSEDDNVLNIKESKTFKQSFSNSKLKGVKHNTSVNAKVADCVMSPPEFFLSHIYHDNKVFTKTYGHSMVEYENEFFIYGGINSKNEYLDEFLTFTYGTNTFTSKKLSVNPGKRAYASMTLTYNINNNSPSLLLFGGLCGPNILAKDCYMYDFMEDMWSKYTFKLDSSPGTRYGHAYTYCPNSYATIIWGGVNRNNELLNSGHKFNNGEWSELKHKGICPSGRVYSTIVWLDRTTKENIHYSFLYLFGGDLTNKGSPTDELWVYNFKKENWFLMKNSSGEAPCPRWKHGAVIFDKNMWISGGLCSGWFSNYSIPDLYVYDIPSNCWFNCQIASKQIHNCYDYGTLNLHSQTKAFFLFGGKNANNDPTSNVCRFAPLCTNVSIMTMRNEIKRFSNYVLDVKNESEDTANNVSEMQKIIHTFSLDIKDFKILFEALTKSIQLLNDNIENINKEIELLKKNISKEVEAEKKSNVINNVPNPNDKAEEFVNEVKEPQINMENK; this is translated from the coding sequence atgtcaGATATTTCAGACTTCTCTGAAACGGAAGACTTTTCGGAAGAGGAAAAGAAAACAGAAGCACTTACGAAAAAGtcaaaaaatattagtGTTTCTAAGAAAAGGATTGAAGAAAATTTGGAGTCAATGAGTAAGAACAATAGCTTAATAAGTATTGATATAGTAAATGAGAATGAGAAATTAAATGCACAAACCTCTGgaacatataaaagaaCTTTGCAAACACAAAAAGGTTCAGAAGATGATAATGTGTTGAATATAAAGGAATCGAAAACATTTAAGCAATCCTTTAGTAATTCGAAATTGAAAGGAGTAAAACATAATACAAGTGTGAATGCTAAAGTTGCTGATTGTGTTATGTCTCCACctgaattttttttatctcATATTTATCATGATAATAAAGTATTTACTAAAACATATGGACATTCAATGGTAgaatatgaaaatgaatttttcatttatgGTGGAATAAATTCTAAAAATGAATACTTAGATGAATTTTTAACATTTACATATGGAACTAATACATTTActtcaaaaaaattaagtGTGAATCCAGGGAAAAGAGCTTATGCATCTATGACCttaacatataatattaataataatagtccatctttattattatttggtGGATTATGTGGACCAAATATATTAGCAAAAGATTGTTATATGTATGATTTTATGGAAGATATGTGGTCAAAATACACATTTAAATTAGATTCATCTCCAGGTACAAGGTATGGGCATGCATATACATATTGTCCTAATAGTTATGCTACCATTATTTGGGGGGGTGTAAATCGAAATAATGAATTACTAAATAGTGGtcataaatttaataatggTGAATGGAGTGAACTTAAACATAAAGGAATATGTCCATCAGGTAGAGTTTATTCAACTATTGTTTGGCTTGATAGAACTACtaaagaaaatatacattatagttttttatatttatttggTGGTGATTTAACAAATAAAGGTTCTCCAACAGATGAATTATGGgtttataattttaaaaaagaaaattgGTTCTTAATGAAAAATTCTTCAGGTGAAGCTCCTTGTCCTAGGTGGAAACATGGAGCTGTCatttttgataaaaatatgtggATATCTGGTGGTTTATGTTCAGGTTGGTTTTCTAATTATTCAATACCAgatttatatgtatatgatATACCTTCAAATTGTTGGTTTAATTGTCAAATAGCTTCTAAACAAATACACAATTGTTATGATTATGGTACTTTAAATTTACATTCTCAAACTAAagctttttttttattcgGAGGAAAAAATGCTAACAATGACCCTACATCTAATGTCTGTAGATTTGCCCCTCTATGTACCAATGTATCTATTATGACCATGAGAAATGAAATCAAGAGATTTTCTAACTACGTACTTGATGTCAAAAACGAATCAGAAGATACTGCAAATAATGTTTCAGAAATgcaaaaaattatacatactTTTAGTCTAGATATTAAAGATTTTAAAATACTTTTCGAAGCTCTAACAAAAAGTATACAATTgttaaatgataatatagAGAATATTAATAAGGAAATTGaacttttaaaaaaaaacatttcAAAAGAAGTTGAAGCTGAAAAAAAATCCaatgtaataaataatgtgCCTAATCCAAATGACAAAGCAGAGGAGTTTGTAAACGAAGTCAAGGAACcacaaataaatatggaaaataaataa
- a CDS encoding integral membrane protein GPR180, putative, translating into MCKSHNYMFTFFLWILLFFINEENIQGKVYQGQFYLKKNDKIHYLTKFSCNIGTCQFSIKMKLRDNIMAKLLNNYYKLNNKTLKDMEKYKDDGNNHNNNDSKYDDDDYNNNNNNNNKSNKLLHMDYDNAYYVLSNQDLEYIPQRITLMQDIEQKYVNKNDKCYAFGNLKNSHMFNIPFYFKYSDLVNSKTYNLKNFINNKYSMSFNAIHSELRNNKLLQSEILNYGPILNEKNSNYAYKEIYAKTTHRVHVWFLMFDDCYDNFIRNLKLNIKTKLAYWEYLLHASKKFDISSLNDMDIKQDTSYNDFQNEETEKDIYGKKNINNNNMNNNNNNNNMNNNMNNNMNNNMNEKKNKSIFYKSFNFDKITLLENPKRFLFLEEQFTKSEINDISFFLKYYQFKKMKNFNNMYNNLYKNGYYEQVIDYIYQNEGFHIEYEVNIFQTNKSHFSYELLYSPILTFILTILYILLIFNYGNTIIQNITSKSHKHAMILSVAIVIFIQLLSNSLLLIHLFVYSKNGIGIEFFKISFNILNFLAQIIMCTMLLSLSYGFTIFEASFDIILRIKVIFIIITIFHVILVILDNTYIMETSSKFFDNDNVTGYIIFVLRISLAILYHFNINNLFTMSKITPIRKFLKKLYVYGLFYIFSFPIIFIICYIFDTYWRQRFMLFGTALLQFISTYFITKMSLTNSEYFKVSDMSASDLPGATSSWFNQKIHTY; encoded by the exons ATGTGTAAAAGTCACAACTACATGTTTACGTTTTTCTTATggatattattattttttataaatgaGGAGAATATACAAGGAAAGGTATATCAAGGACAATTTTAtctgaaaaaaaatgacaaaattcattatttaacaAAATTCAGTTGTAATATAGGAACTTGTCAATTTAGTATTAAAATGAAACTTAGAGATAATATAATGGCTAAATTACTCAACAACTATTATAAgcttaataataaaacttTGAAGGatatggaaaaatataaggaTGATGGGAACAACcacaataataatgatagtaaatatgatgatgatgattataataataataataataataataataaaagtaataaatTACTTCATATGGATTATGATAATGCTTATTACGTTTTAAGTAATCAGGATTTGGAATATATACCTCAAAGAATAACACTCATGCAAGATATTGaacaaaaatatgttaataaaaatgataaatgTTATGCCTTTGgtaatttaaaaaattctcatatgtttaatatacctttttattttaaatattcagATTTAGTTAATAgtaaaacatataatttaaaaaattttattaataataaatattctaTGTCGTTTAATGCTATACATAGTGAattaagaaataataaattgcTTCAATctgaaatattaaattatggaccaatattaaatgaaaaaaattctaATTATGCATACAAAGAAATATATGCTAAAACAACACATCGAGTACACGTTTGGTTTTTAATGTTTGACGATTGTTATGATAATTTCATACgtaatttaaaattaaatataaagacAAAATTAGCTTATTGGGAATATTTATTGCACGCTTCAAAGAAGTTTGACATATCAAGTTTAAATGATATGGATATAAAACAGGACACTAGTTATAATGATTTTCAAAATGAAGAAACtgaaaaagatatatatggtaagaaaaatataaataataataatatgaataataataataataataataatatgaataacaatatgaataacaatatgaataacaatatgaatgagaaaaagaataagtccatattttataaatcaTTCAATTTCGACAAAATAACTCTTTTAGAAAATCCTAAAagatttttatttctagAAGAACAATTCACCAAAAGTGAAATTAAtgatatatcattttttcttaaatattaccaatttaaaaagatgaagaattttaataatatgtataataatttatataaaaacgGATATTATGAACAGGTtattgattatatatatcaaaacGAAGGATTTCATATTGAATATGAagttaatatatttcaaacAAATAAATCACATTTTTCTTATGAATTACTTTATTCACCTATActtacatttatattaactattctatatatccttttaatttttaattatggTAATActataatacaaaatattacatCTAAAAGTCATAAACATGCTATGATACTCTCGGTAGCCATTGTCATTTTTATACAATTATTATCTAACTCATTATTACTAATCCACTTGTTTGTTTATTCAAAGAATGGAATAGGAATTGAATTCTTTAAAATctcttttaatatattaaatttcTTAGCACAAATAATTATGTGCACAATGTTACTTTCCTTGAGTTACGGTTTTACCATTTTTGAGGCTTCCTTCgatataatattaagaaTTAAGGTTatctttataattatcacCATATTTCAC GTAATTTTGGTCATATTAGATAATACTTATATAATGGAAACCTCTTCCAAATTTTTCGACAATGATAATGTAACTGGgtacataatatttgttttaaGAATATCACTAGctattttatatcattttaatataaacaatttaTTTACAATGTCTAAGATTACACCAATTCgtaaatttttaaaaaaattgtatgTATACGGactattttatattttttcttttcctatcatttttatcatttgCTATATATTTGATACATATTGGAGGCAAAGATTCATGTTATTTGGGACAGCTCTTTTGCAATTTATAtctacatattttattacaaaaatgtCCTTAACAAATTCAGAATATTTTAAAGTTTCCGATATGTCTGCAAGTGATCTCCCTGGAGCAACATCCAGTTGGTTCAATcaaaaaatacatacatattaa
- a CDS encoding dynein light chain 1, putative, translating to MADRKSNKNAVVKNVDMTEEMQIDAIDCANQALQKYNVEKDIAAHIKKEFDRKYDPTWHCVVGRNFGSYVTHETKNFIYFYIGQVAILLFKSG from the coding sequence atggCTGATAGAAAATCTAATAAGAATGCAGTTGTAAAAAATGTAGATATGACAGAAGAAATGCAAATTGATGCTATTGATTGTGCTAATCAGGCcttacaaaaatataacgTCGAAAAAGATATTGCTGcacatattaaaaaagaatttgATAGAAAATATGACCCAACTTGGCACTGTGTTGTAGGAAGAAATTTTGGATCTTATGTTACTCACGAAAccaaaaattttatatatttttatattggACAAGTAgctatattattatttaaatcgGGATGA
- a CDS encoding RNA polymerase subunit 8c, putative yields the protein MASNILFEDRFVISSVDNSKFEKVSRIKAKSTGYDAELILDVHSELFKVEEKKAIYLALQDKLLNRNDEKGWEQNENVPLNNIEYIMSGRIFKFEELSSERRTVYASFGGLMMALTTDKQFIGDLEIDMKIYLLTKNIDIERTRE from the exons ATGGCATCAaacattttatttgaaGATCGTTTTGTTATAAGTAGTGTAGATAATTCAAAATTTGAAAAAGTGAGTAGAATTAAAGCAAAAAGTACAGGTTATGATGCAGAATTAATACTTGATGTTCATTCTGAATTGTTCAAGgttgaagaaaaaaag gCTATTTATTTAGCACTTCAAGATAAATTGTTAAATCGAAATGACGAAAAGGGTTGggaacaaaatgaaaatgttccattaaataatattgaatatattatgagtggaagaatttttaaatttgaGGAATTATCATCTGAAAGAAG GACTGTATATGCTTCCTTTGGAGGATTAATGATGGCACTGACTACTGATAAACAATTCATTGGAGATTTGGAAATCgatatgaaaatatatttactaaccaaaaatatagatattGAAAGAACAAGAGAATAA